Genomic segment of Paenibacillus sp. FSL R5-0623:
CGAAACAAATCGGTCTTGGTGTAACGGTAGGTTCAATTGATACGCTGCATCTGGCAGGTAGCCCAATGACAACGAATAATCCAACAGATCTTCGGATTAATGGAGATGGATTCTTCTTGGTACGTTTGAGTGAAGATCAGGAAGTACCTTACCTGACTCGTGCAGGGGATTTCCATGTGGATGCTGCACGTAACCTTTTGACTTCGGATGGATTGTTTGTTCTGGATAACGGTGGTGGAAATATTACGATACCGGATGATGTTGTTTCCTTCACAATAGGTCAGAATGGAACAATTAACCAAACCATGGCAGACGGAACCATCGAAGCGGGTCCACAGATTGGAATAGGTAAAGTTGTCAATCCAGAAGGCCTTGAGAAAATTGGGGGCAACTTGTACCGTATGACAGCAAACGCGAATCCGGATGGGGCGCTGGAACCATTAACAGCGAACAGTGCTGAGGACGGAACAGGAGCAATCATTGCTGGACAGCTCGAGATGTCTAACGTGGATTTGACAGGAGAGTTTACTGAGATGATCGTAGCTCAACGTGGATTCCAGGCAAACTCCCGGATCATTACAACGTCGGATGAAATACTTCAGGAAGTTGTTAACCTGAAACGTTAATAGCTGATTAAATGAATTTTTAAAACGTGGGGGAGCTTGCTCCTCCCACTCTGATCAAGGGGGCTTAGCATGATTTCGGTTACGCGGTTAAATGGT
This window contains:
- the flgG gene encoding flagellar basal body rod protein FlgG is translated as MIKSMYSGVSGMRGFQTKLDVIGNNIANVNTVGFKGSRVMFKDIMSQTTAGVTAPGDASGGVNAKQIGLGVTVGSIDTLHLAGSPMTTNNPTDLRINGDGFFLVRLSEDQEVPYLTRAGDFHVDAARNLLTSDGLFVLDNGGGNITIPDDVVSFTIGQNGTINQTMADGTIEAGPQIGIGKVVNPEGLEKIGGNLYRMTANANPDGALEPLTANSAEDGTGAIIAGQLEMSNVDLTGEFTEMIVAQRGFQANSRIITTSDEILQEVVNLKR